Proteins encoded in a region of the Methanofollis tationis genome:
- a CDS encoding DNA topoisomerase VI subunit B codes for MALAEDLAKQQKSISVAEFFEKNKHLLGFDSPVRGIITTIKEAVDNALDACEEAEVLPDIFVSVRKVSADAYRVAVEDNGPGIVPENVPYVFGKLLYGSRFHQIRQSRGQQGIGISAAVLYAQLTTGTPAMVVSRTSAKVPAHRFSLMIQTETNEPQVLEHEEVAWDRTHGTRIELEFTSSLAARKRLIDYLKYTAVVNPHARIRVEIDGEATTFERVSDEVIRSPQAIKPHPHGIELGTLKRMAAAMPEATLEDFLVESFSRVGKKTAGEIAGAAGLPAKARMQNLGADAQKALLMAMQSVHVPAPPMSQCLSPIGEELITQGLEKEFQLDFVKARTRPPSVFSGHPFVVEAAIGYGGKLTADGTAQVMRFANRVPLIYQQGACAITNAVSNVNWKSYGLSQAGLPNGPVLVLVHVASTNVPFTSESKDAVASIPEVEKEITLALQDLGRELKAYLSRRDRNRQQDDRARAVCAVMPAIAEKVAEIVERPVPDISAIEGRIMRRLVARKSVREGVVQIDVHNHTHENLALVIYDISSDAGEGAEPKPDFASDLDGEFTRLWNCALGPGEGWHAVYPGKGGGMLDVRGVEEAKKVVVHL; via the coding sequence GTGGCGCTCGCTGAAGACCTGGCCAAACAGCAGAAAAGCATCAGCGTCGCCGAGTTCTTCGAGAAGAACAAACACCTCCTCGGCTTCGACTCGCCGGTGAGGGGGATCATCACCACGATCAAGGAGGCGGTGGACAACGCCCTGGACGCCTGCGAGGAGGCCGAAGTGCTCCCCGACATCTTCGTCTCGGTGCGGAAGGTCTCGGCGGATGCCTACCGCGTGGCCGTGGAGGACAACGGCCCCGGGATCGTCCCGGAGAACGTGCCGTATGTCTTTGGAAAACTCCTGTACGGCTCCCGCTTCCACCAGATCAGGCAGTCGCGCGGGCAGCAGGGGATCGGGATCTCGGCGGCGGTGCTGTATGCGCAGCTCACCACCGGGACGCCCGCGATGGTCGTCTCCCGCACCTCGGCAAAGGTCCCGGCCCACCGTTTTTCCCTGATGATCCAGACCGAGACGAACGAGCCGCAGGTGCTGGAGCACGAAGAGGTCGCCTGGGACCGGACGCACGGCACCAGGATCGAGCTCGAGTTCACCAGTTCCCTCGCGGCGAGAAAGCGCCTGATCGACTACCTGAAGTACACGGCGGTCGTGAACCCGCACGCCCGGATCCGAGTGGAGATCGACGGCGAGGCGACGACCTTCGAGCGGGTCTCCGACGAGGTGATCAGGTCGCCGCAGGCGATCAAGCCCCACCCGCACGGGATCGAGCTCGGCACGCTGAAGCGGATGGCGGCGGCGATGCCCGAGGCGACGCTCGAAGATTTCCTGGTCGAGAGTTTCTCGCGCGTCGGGAAGAAGACCGCCGGGGAGATCGCCGGGGCGGCCGGCCTGCCCGCAAAGGCGCGGATGCAAAACCTCGGCGCCGATGCGCAGAAGGCGCTTCTTATGGCGATGCAGTCGGTGCACGTCCCGGCGCCGCCGATGAGCCAGTGCCTCTCCCCGATCGGGGAGGAGCTGATCACGCAGGGGCTCGAGAAAGAGTTCCAGCTCGACTTCGTCAAGGCGCGCACCCGCCCGCCCTCGGTCTTCTCAGGCCACCCCTTCGTGGTGGAGGCGGCGATCGGCTACGGCGGCAAGCTCACGGCCGACGGGACGGCGCAGGTGATGCGGTTTGCAAACCGGGTGCCCCTGATCTACCAGCAGGGCGCCTGCGCGATAACAAACGCCGTCTCGAACGTGAACTGGAAGAGTTACGGGCTCTCCCAGGCCGGCCTCCCGAACGGCCCGGTGCTCGTCCTTGTCCACGTGGCCTCGACGAACGTGCCCTTCACCTCAGAGAGCAAGGACGCCGTCGCCTCGATCCCCGAGGTCGAGAAGGAGATCACCCTCGCCCTCCAGGACCTGGGGCGGGAGCTGAAGGCCTACCTCTCCCGCCGGGACCGGAACCGGCAGCAGGACGACCGGGCGCGGGCGGTCTGCGCCGTGATGCCGGCGATCGCCGAGAAGGTGGCCGAGATCGTGGAGCGCCCGGTGCCCGACATCTCGGCGATCGAGGGGCGGATCATGCGGCGGCTGGTGGCGCGCAAGAGCGTGCGTGAGGGTGTGGTGCAGATCGACGTCCATAACCACACCCACGAGAACCTCGCCCTCGTGATCTACGATATCTCGTCGGACGCCGGCGAGGGAGCCGAACCGAAGCCCGACTTCGCAAGCGACCTCGACGGCGAGTTCACGCGCCTCTGGAACTGCGCCCTGGGGCCCGGCGAGGGCTGGCACGCGGTATATCCCGGAAAGGGCGGCGGGATGCTGGATGTGCGCGGCGTCGAAGAGGCAAAGAAAGTGGTGGTGCACCTATGA
- the hisS gene encoding histidine--tRNA ligase, translated as MLQKPRGTRDFLPDEMAQRRAAEAKMRDAAGRWGYGEVCTPTFEHIELFTMRSGENIRQEMYTFEDKGGRQMTLRPEVTASVARMFVNEGRSIPKPVRWYYVADCFRYERPQKGRYRQFWQFGVELIGADSAAADAEVIMVADDLLRSVGLDYDLKVGFLAPMKHLLAGVDPALQRQVMGYLDKRDLEGLAACLQSCGQADLESSLSGLVSCADPEEAFEICGEIPEADRIRGIFSVLEGEEIEYAVNFGIARGLDYYTGMVFEGFAHNLGAENQVVGGGNYRLAHLFGGEDTASCGFAIGFDRVMVSLGEIEAPRPPVVAVLAPAEMQVHAFAVAREIRAAGVRAEVNLLERGIGAQLSHAAKGADYACIVGKREAEAGTVTLKDLHAGEQREMTVASAIAEVTGSGAR; from the coding sequence ATGCTTCAGAAACCACGAGGGACCAGGGATTTTCTGCCTGACGAGATGGCGCAGCGGCGGGCCGCGGAGGCGAAGATGCGCGATGCGGCCGGACGATGGGGCTACGGCGAGGTCTGCACCCCGACCTTCGAGCACATCGAGCTCTTCACCATGCGCTCGGGCGAGAACATCAGGCAGGAGATGTACACCTTCGAGGACAAGGGCGGGCGCCAGATGACCCTGCGGCCCGAGGTGACCGCCTCGGTCGCACGGATGTTCGTCAACGAGGGGCGGTCGATCCCCAAACCCGTCCGCTGGTACTATGTGGCCGACTGCTTCCGGTACGAGCGGCCGCAGAAGGGGCGGTATCGCCAGTTCTGGCAGTTCGGCGTGGAGCTGATCGGGGCGGACTCGGCGGCGGCCGACGCCGAGGTGATCATGGTCGCAGACGACCTCCTCCGCTCGGTCGGCCTCGACTACGACCTGAAGGTGGGCTTCCTCGCCCCGATGAAGCACCTCCTCGCCGGGGTTGACCCCGCCCTCCAGCGTCAGGTGATGGGATACCTGGACAAAAGAGATCTGGAAGGGCTCGCGGCCTGCCTCCAGTCCTGCGGTCAGGCAGACCTCGAGTCGTCCCTCTCGGGTCTTGTCTCGTGCGCCGACCCCGAGGAGGCCTTCGAGATCTGCGGCGAGATCCCTGAGGCAGACCGGATCCGCGGGATCTTCTCGGTCCTGGAGGGCGAGGAGATCGAGTACGCCGTGAACTTCGGGATCGCCCGGGGGCTCGACTATTACACCGGCATGGTCTTCGAGGGCTTCGCCCACAATCTCGGCGCCGAGAACCAGGTGGTCGGCGGCGGGAACTACCGCCTCGCCCACCTCTTCGGCGGGGAGGACACGGCGAGCTGCGGGTTTGCGATCGGCTTTGACCGGGTGATGGTCTCCCTGGGCGAGATCGAAGCGCCGCGGCCGCCCGTGGTCGCCGTCCTCGCCCCTGCAGAGATGCAGGTGCACGCCTTCGCGGTGGCGCGGGAAATTCGGGCCGCCGGGGTACGCGCCGAGGTGAACCTCCTCGAGCGCGGCATCGGGGCGCAGCTCTCCCACGCAGCAAAGGGGGCGGACTATGCCTGCATCGTCGGGAAGCGGGAGGCCGAGGCCGGGACGGTCACCCTCAAGGACCTGCACGCAGGGGAGCAGCGCGAGATGACGGTCGCCAGTGCCATCGCTGAGGTGACGGGCAGTGGCGCTCGCTGA
- a CDS encoding DNA topoisomerase IV subunit A, with protein sequence MTTKEEMEALGRARLMEIAERWYDQLVDGQIPSISLPTRTKHNIEYDDSSEVWKYGDRESVRSAQTAKGASHLLKMAYVIGFLKQQIAENRSSTLREMYYISEGWKGAKFGAQDESNRVVEDLEILTDIQREIYHLRPEEDGASIFGPIRIREKTRRGVQEIHCQENVGETGYQIPNNVDALEFLDHDAKFVIALETGGMYARLIENGFDEEYGAALVHLKGQPARSTRRLLKRIHEEFDLPVVVFTDGDPWSYRIYASVAYGSIKAAHMSELLATPQAQFIGVQPSDIRDYDLPADHLSEQDVAALKAELTDPRFATDYWREQIGLQLAMGLKSEQQAFAARGLDFVTREYLPARLSEMGVL encoded by the coding sequence ATGACGACGAAGGAGGAGATGGAGGCGCTGGGGCGGGCGCGGCTGATGGAGATCGCCGAGCGCTGGTACGACCAGCTCGTCGATGGGCAGATCCCCTCGATCAGCCTTCCCACGCGGACGAAACACAATATCGAGTACGACGATTCGTCCGAGGTCTGGAAGTACGGCGACCGCGAGAGCGTGCGCTCGGCCCAGACGGCGAAGGGCGCCTCGCACCTCCTGAAGATGGCCTACGTGATCGGCTTTTTAAAGCAGCAGATCGCCGAGAACCGGTCCTCCACCTTAAGAGAGATGTATTATATCTCCGAGGGCTGGAAGGGGGCGAAGTTCGGCGCCCAGGACGAGAGCAACAGGGTCGTCGAGGACCTGGAGATTCTCACCGATATCCAGCGGGAGATCTACCACCTCCGGCCCGAGGAGGACGGGGCCTCGATATTCGGGCCGATCAGGATCCGGGAGAAGACGCGGCGGGGCGTGCAGGAGATCCACTGCCAGGAGAACGTCGGCGAGACCGGCTACCAGATCCCCAACAACGTCGACGCCCTCGAATTCCTGGACCACGACGCAAAATTCGTGATCGCCCTGGAGACCGGCGGTATGTACGCCCGCCTCATCGAGAACGGCTTCGACGAGGAGTACGGGGCGGCGCTCGTCCACCTGAAGGGCCAGCCGGCGCGCTCGACCCGGCGGCTCCTGAAGCGTATCCACGAGGAGTTCGACCTGCCGGTCGTCGTCTTCACCGACGGCGACCCCTGGTCGTACCGGATCTATGCTTCGGTGGCCTACGGCTCGATCAAGGCGGCGCATATGTCGGAGTTGCTGGCGACGCCGCAGGCGCAGTTCATCGGGGTGCAGCCCTCTGATATTCGGGATTATGATCTGCCGGCCGATCATCTTTCCGAGCAGGACGTGGCGGCCTTGAAGGCGGAGCTGACCGACCCGCGGTTTGCGACGGACTACTGGCGGGAGCAGATCGGGTTGCAGCTGGCGATGGGGCTGAAGTCTGAGCAGCAGGCGTTCGCGGCGCGGGGGCTGGATTTTGTGACGAGGGAGTATTTGCCGGCGAGGTTGAGTGAGATGGGGGTGCTGTGA
- a CDS encoding glycosyltransferase has product MKICMLTTVHPPFDTRIYHKEAVSLAKKYDVVVIAPSDEEINRVVGDVEVKTIKKAKNKIFHFLTLWRIFLSGLKEDCDIYHCHELGSLFLGVIFKLVNGTKLVYDAHEHWPSQFLEDIGINDTNILYGLLEKIILKYELFLSGFSDSILAVSESVAERFNNSGKPLRVILNVPVLQYSLCVDTCTKNSRELIYMGGKLQTSHGLQECYDAVTRLRADYPDIILTIVGKLDDRLNLVLKEDSDHFNITGILPYDKMYKRISEGGIGLVFFQKVSYNMYIGLPNKLFDYMSCGLPVVASDFPEIRRVLEDCKCGILVGGNGRYDIYGAIHYLIKNPDKAREMGENGKKAVEERYNWDRMEVKLFEIYSDPTLII; this is encoded by the coding sequence GTGAAGATCTGCATGCTGACCACGGTTCACCCTCCTTTTGATACCCGGATATATCATAAAGAAGCAGTAAGTCTTGCCAAGAAGTATGATGTAGTGGTGATTGCTCCGTCTGATGAGGAAATCAATAGAGTCGTCGGGGATGTAGAGGTAAAAACAATTAAAAAGGCGAAAAATAAGATTTTTCATTTTCTTACGCTCTGGAGAATTTTTTTATCGGGCTTAAAAGAAGATTGTGATATCTATCATTGCCATGAATTGGGCTCTCTATTTCTCGGTGTGATATTCAAACTGGTAAATGGAACAAAATTGGTCTACGATGCACATGAGCACTGGCCCAGTCAATTTTTGGAGGATATTGGAATAAACGATACGAACATCCTATATGGTCTGCTTGAAAAGATTATATTAAAATACGAACTTTTTTTATCGGGATTTTCTGACAGCATCCTTGCGGTAAGTGAGAGTGTCGCCGAAAGGTTCAACAATTCCGGAAAACCCCTCAGAGTCATCTTAAACGTCCCTGTCCTTCAGTATTCCCTTTGTGTTGATACATGCACTAAAAATTCCCGGGAACTGATATATATGGGAGGGAAATTGCAGACCTCTCATGGTTTACAGGAGTGCTATGACGCTGTCACCCGTTTGAGGGCCGATTATCCTGATATCATCTTGACGATCGTCGGGAAATTGGATGATCGTCTTAATCTGGTCTTGAAAGAGGATAGTGACCATTTTAACATTACCGGGATATTGCCCTATGATAAAATGTACAAGAGAATCAGTGAAGGCGGGATAGGTCTGGTTTTTTTCCAAAAGGTCAGTTATAATATGTATATCGGCCTGCCCAACAAGTTGTTTGACTATATGTCCTGCGGTCTGCCGGTTGTGGCGAGCGATTTTCCTGAAATCCGAAGGGTACTGGAGGACTGTAAGTGTGGTATCTTGGTCGGTGGTAATGGCAGATACGACATTTATGGGGCCATACACTATCTGATAAAAAATCCTGACAAGGCCAGGGAGATGGGTGAGAATGGTAAAAAAGCGGTTGAAGAACGATACAATTGGGATAGAATGGAGGTAAAGTTATTTGAGATATATTCCGATCCCACTCTGATCATATAG
- a CDS encoding GNAT family N-acetyltransferase has protein sequence MTSTFRLELLKPSQYHIWDDLVDNSPQGTLFHKSWWLKTVAEKRGTDLCLLGVFRGDDLVGGCSISEEKRFFFKLAFSPPIKSATAYGGIIIVGSDAKNIKKNEFMNNSVIESVSDYCLEHYDYSQILNSPALTDIRPFLWKGWDESVYYTYILFLNNFPSLKDLSLHYDGSVRWSINKAEKNTVEILTVNDDIDLIYDLLMESYAWHKEDAPLSKNLFTALMKELNNRGACKTYVAYHDDCPISFGTFLFYKNSASYWLGGSRRDTLNLEGSSAVLGHALKEALSDKISYIDFIGANTHPIAKFKSAFNPQIIPYYNAEWAKLRTKFAKSLYSVF, from the coding sequence ATGACGTCCACGTTCCGTCTAGAATTACTCAAGCCGTCTCAATATCACATCTGGGATGACCTTGTTGATAATTCTCCTCAAGGTACATTGTTCCATAAAAGTTGGTGGCTAAAAACCGTTGCCGAAAAGCGGGGCACAGATCTCTGTCTTCTCGGTGTCTTTAGAGGGGATGATCTCGTTGGAGGATGTAGTATTTCTGAAGAAAAGAGGTTTTTTTTCAAGCTTGCTTTTTCTCCTCCAATAAAATCTGCCACAGCATATGGGGGTATTATCATTGTGGGATCTGATGCTAAGAACATAAAGAAAAATGAATTCATGAATAATTCTGTCATTGAATCTGTTTCAGATTATTGCCTTGAGCATTATGATTATTCGCAGATTCTTAATTCTCCTGCCCTTACCGACATTCGCCCTTTTCTGTGGAAAGGATGGGATGAATCCGTTTATTACACATATATACTATTTTTGAATAATTTCCCCAGTTTGAAGGATCTATCCCTGCATTATGACGGATCAGTTCGTTGGTCAATTAATAAGGCAGAGAAAAATACAGTGGAGATTCTTACCGTTAATGATGATATCGATCTCATTTATGATCTTCTGATGGAGTCGTACGCTTGGCATAAGGAAGATGCTCCTCTCTCAAAAAACCTTTTCACAGCTTTGATGAAGGAACTGAATAATAGAGGGGCATGCAAGACGTATGTTGCCTATCATGATGATTGCCCAATCTCATTTGGAACATTTTTGTTCTATAAAAATAGTGCCTCCTACTGGTTAGGCGGTTCCCGAAGAGACACCCTTAACCTGGAGGGTTCTAGCGCTGTGTTGGGGCATGCTTTGAAAGAGGCTCTTTCCGATAAAATATCTTATATTGACTTTATTGGGGCAAATACCCATCCAATCGCAAAATTTAAATCAGCATTTAATCCTCAAATTATTCCTTATTATAATGCCGAATGGGCGAAGCTGCGTACTAAGTTTGCAAAGTCCCTTTATTCCGTGTTTTAA
- a CDS encoding ABC transporter permease gives MTYLLYVAGLGTAATFFLWLRDARIFYRTALPGYRQAAYRGVLYTALALAGFLMAYSSPDLEFLALGAVLLALYLQGRVEKEGVWQGNESALTRFLGKARRR, from the coding sequence ATGACGTATCTTCTCTACGTGGCCGGGCTCGGGACGGCGGCGACCTTTTTCCTCTGGCTGCGGGATGCACGGATCTTTTACCGCACCGCCCTCCCGGGCTACCGGCAGGCGGCGTACCGCGGGGTGCTCTATACGGCGCTCGCCCTCGCGGGTTTTCTGATGGCGTACAGTTCGCCGGACCTCGAGTTCCTCGCCCTCGGGGCGGTGCTGCTCGCCCTGTACCTGCAGGGGCGGGTGGAGAAGGAGGGGGTCTGGCAGGGGAACGAGAGCGCGCTGACCCGTTTTCTCGGGAAGGCCCGGCGCAGGTAA